A region of the Bacteroidales bacterium genome:
TAAACGCAAGTGAAAGAAAAACTAAAAATCCGAAAAACTTAATTTTCATTTTTTTTATTCCTAATACCTTTGATACGATTGATTATGTTGGGAATGCAAACCACAAAAAAACCAACAGAAAGAATAACAAATGTGGTTAATCTACCATTATATCGTTGTAATACAATCGATATCCATATTAATAAAATAGAAGCTAAAGACAAAAGTGCGGTAGCTTGCATGTGTGTTAATCCAAGATCAACCAAAAGATGATGGACATGTCTTTTATCCGGAGAGAAAGGAGATTGACCCCTGAATATTCTGATTAAAAAGACTTTAAGCATATCGGCAAGAGGTATGGCTAAAAAGCCGATAGCAACAACTGGAGAGTATCGTAATTTAAAAACTCCTTGATATGTAGCGTTAACCTCAATAAACATAACAGCCATAAAAGCAAGAATATAGCCTAGCATTAGAGAACCTGTATCACCCATAAATATTTTTGCAGGAGTTACATTAAATCTTAGGAATGCTAACAAAGAACCGATTATTGCTGCTGCAAGAGTAGTAAGTTGTATGCTAACTTCACTACCTTCTAAAATAAACCAAAAACTGAAAGCAATAGAAGAGATGATTGTTAATATAGCGCAAAGACCATTTATGCCGTCTATAAGATTTATCGCATTAATGATCGTCATAAAAACGAGTATAGTTAATAGTACACTGGGCCAGTATCCAATATCGTATATGCCCAGAATTCCGTAAAAACTTGAAATTCTAACATCGCCTAGAATAACCAGAATCCCTACGGCAACGAGTAATCCCAAAAATTTTGTAGAAGCAGACAGAGCAGTAATATCATCTTTAATTCCCAAAAAGAAAATCAGAATCATTGCAAATAGAAAGTACTGCAAGCTTGGGAAAGATTCAAAATTTGAAAATAGGGTAAAGGAGAGGATAAAACCTATGAAAATACCCATTCCTCCTAAATTAGGGACTAAGCTTGTGTGTGATGTTCGTTCATTTGGTTGAGCAACCAAGTTTTTATTAACCGATATTCTAATTATTGCAGGAATAACTATATGAGTAATAATAAATGCAGTAAAAAAAGCCGATAGAATATTGATATAAGGTATCATGTTCCGTGATTTTTTACAAAAATAAGCAAATAGCTCATTAAATACTTATTATGAC
Encoded here:
- a CDS encoding undecaprenyl/decaprenyl-phosphate alpha-N-acetylglucosaminyl 1-phosphate transferase, whose product is MIPYINILSAFFTAFIITHIVIPAIIRISVNKNLVAQPNERTSHTSLVPNLGGMGIFIGFILSFTLFSNFESFPSLQYFLFAMILIFFLGIKDDITALSASTKFLGLLVAVGILVILGDVRISSFYGILGIYDIGYWPSVLLTILVFMTIINAINLIDGINGLCAILTIISSIAFSFWFILEGSEVSIQLTTLAAAIIGSLLAFLRFNVTPAKIFMGDTGSLMLGYILAFMAVMFIEVNATYQGVFKLRYSPVVAIGFLAIPLADMLKVFLIRIFRGQSPFSPDKRHVHHLLVDLGLTHMQATALLSLASILLIWISIVLQRYNGRLTTFVILSVGFFVVCIPNIINRIKGIRNKKNEN